The genomic segment AGCATTTGCAACCATGAACATGACACTTTTCTTTCATATGCATCAGTTAATTGGGACATCATTATTATCATGTCATGTCCATAAACAACAAAAGCACCAGATcaacaaatgcatttttctcaaACCTGTTATTTTTtctaacaattattttaaaatataatctCACACAGTAACCTATGCACTTTATGCATGTGTATTCTCTGCTGGTGTCCAGGCCTGGGACATCTGTGTGCGTACCTGCGCCTACACCAATCACACCGTCCTCCCCGAGGCCCTGGAGCGTTGGCCAGTCGACCTGTTCGCAAATCTGCTTCCCCGTCACCTGGAAATCGTCTATGAGATCAACCGCCGCCACCTGGAGGTCAATACTGCTCAGTGCAGCACGTCACAATTTCCATGTTACATGATTGAATGATGCGTCctcgtgtctcctcctccccgtgTGTAGCAGTGGAAGCACCAGCACACTGGCCCTGTTCTCTGTggaataacaaaataataatgccaTTGAATAAAATTATCTACTTCTGAACACAGGGTCAAAAATGGGAATAAGCCCTTTAAATGAATATGAAATTAAAATCATGAGGCTAGAAGTGCAGGAAAAAAATGAGATTTTGGAATACTGGTCTTTTGTCTGACTTTCCCTGTGGTAAAATACAACAGTAGAGATTGGTGTGAGCACCCACTGTTAATGCTGCAGTGTACAGTGAATGtcaaagaacaaacacaaaaacactcccacctccaagctgaatgGAAAATGAAACGCATCCAACATGAATTGAAGGGAGGGTTTAAAGAGACTGGGACAATACACGGCTTTATGTATATAAACGTGGATACTAATGGAAATCAGCCTGTCCCTGCCAACTTGATATCATTAAAGAAAAGCTGTGATGACCTGCTTTAGTgtgtgaagataaaaaaaaaagctattcAGCCGgccaaattaaattcaaattaaaaacgtATTATACATGCTGCTAATTCATTTTGGGCTCATGTTCTTCTTTTTTGATTTGGCAGAGAGTTGCAGCCAAGTACCCGGGTGATAGTGGTCGTCTGAGCCGCATGTCTCTCattgaggagggggggcagaagAGGATCAACATGGCCCATTTGTGCATCGTGGGTTCCCATGCTGTCAACGGCGTGGCCCAGATCCACTCCGACATCCTCAAAGCCACAATGTATGTCCTTAAAATAAACACTCATTTGCCTGATTCATCACGGTGATTCATAATTAACGGCAAACCATACCGTGCACATAGTGCCCATCTATTTCACAAGTCCCCAGCCTCGGTGGGTTCATGTGCAGCTGCATCATCTGACGTATGTGATGCTTCTCTCCACCTGCAGTTTCAAGGACTTCTTTGAAATGGAGCCAAATAAGTTCCAAAACAAGACCAATGGCATCACTCCTCGCCGCTGGCTGGTGATGTGCAACCCCGGTCTGGCTGAGGTCATCGCAGAGGTCAGCTGTGTTTCATAACACAAATTTAATATAATACTTTGAATAGTTCACGACGGAAACTGACGTGCGTTATATTCACCCTGTCTGAATTTCTGCTGATCAGAGAATAGGCGAGGACTTCATTCGTGACCTGGACCAGCTGCAGAGCCTCCGCCAGTACGTCAACGACGAGGCTTTCATCCGTGACGTTGCCAAAGTGAAACAGGTGAAATAGCAAAGGCGTTATTCTATATCTACTGCGCAGTAATTGTGTGAGTTTGAAATTTACACCATCCTTTTTGAGGCGCAAATGTATCacatatataaaattaaataaacattactTTATTGCCTCTGAGAAATTACGTTTTCACccccattacattttggggcagatccaggctttctttatcattgtgaattttgtttttgttttttcaaaatgtttaccgatttctcagagaataatttatggctcttgatgaaagaaatgagGCCCGTTAACGGGACAGACATCTATTAGTGTGATGAGCTAGATTGAATTTTAGGCCACTCTTAGCAATtagcggaggtatgtgctctactgggTTCCATTCTAGTTATAACTGAATATAGTAAATAGCTACTGTTctagaagaaaaagaacagaCTCCACTTTAACAGACCTGTGGCCCTTGTTCTATGCAGCACATACTATGACACAACTGTTTTACTGCATCCTGTGCACAAGTGTGGGCAGCATGTATGAACGGCCCAGAGTGTGTATTCTTTCACACCTCCGTGGTTTCCAAGGCTTAATGatgattaaaatatattttcactgtGATATTGTCGATTTTATCTAACAAAGTTCTGCTTCTGACGATGCAGGAAAACAAGTTGAAGTTCGCTGTGCACCTGGAGGAGCACTACAAGGTGAAGATCAACCCCAACTCCATGTTCGACATTCAAGTCAAGAGAATCCACGAGTACAAGAGACAGCTGCTCAACTGTCTGCACATCATCTGCTATTACAACCGTGAGCATGGGTTTGAAATCCTTCATTCCCtgattttaattgatttcaGAGCTTTTTcacgcaaaacacacacacacacacacacacacaaccatacgcacacacacacacacaccaccagacCTCAGTGCTTTAATCTCGTGCTCTCTTTGCCAGGCATCAAGAAGGAGCCCAACAAGCAGTGGACTCCAAGAACTGTCATGATTGGAGGCAAGGTtggtagttaaaaaaaaaaagaaaggcatGAGCTTCAATGACAAATCCACCAAACACATTCATCTAACATTATTCCTCTCACTGTCCTTTTCTTGCAGGCTGCTCCCGGGTACCACACTGCAAAGATGATTATCCGTCTGATCACAGCCATCGGGGAGGTGGTCAACAACGATCCAGTGGTTGGAGATCGCCTTAAAGTCATCTTCCTGGAGAACTACAGAGTCACACTCGCAGAGAGAGGTAGTTACCAAAGCTGTTTCCCATTCTGATGCCTCCTTTCTCTAGTTCTATCTTTTCTCatgctcatcctcctcttcacgtCCTCCTCTGTGGTCAGGAGTTTTAGGCTAAACGGCATAAAAACGCAAACTCAAAAAAATCCTTATCAAAGTCATCAACCCTCTGTACGCCTGTCCTCTTCCAGCCGTCCCCGCAGCCGACCTGTCAGAGCAGATCTCCACAGCCGGCACTGAGGCCTCTGGCACCGGCAACATGAAGTTCATGCTGAACGGCGCCCTGACCATCGGTACCATGGACGGAGCCAACGTGGAGATGGCCGAGGAGGCCGGCGATGACAACATCTTCATCTTTGGCATGAGAGTGGACGATGTTGATGCACTGGATAAGAAAGGGTAAAGAACGAACCCCAATCTATGGTTTTTTGTACTTTGTCTAGCGTGAACAtgattacctccaccaaggacatTATGTTTTTAAGCAAGAATATGCAAAAAATATTATATAGATTTCCATCAAACTTGGCGGGAGGATGTGGTAGTGGTCAGGAAAAAACCAATACAATTTGGGCGGGTCGAGGGTAATTTTCAGataattattcattcattctggaATTTAATTGAATCTAGCTTGTTTGGTAGAcatatttatgagtgtttggTACAGATgccaaaataataatacaagatgatctagtgaatttaagtGAGGTTTCATAAGGCCACTGTTGAGCCTTGGAGGTATGAACTTCACTGAGGGTTTGATCTGGAGCCAATAAACCCACATCACCTTGTGATATCCCTCGTCAGTGCTTCTGCACTTGAGCGCTGGAAAAACACCAGCTGAGGGTTTCTACACTGAGAAGGTGTGGCCTTGGGGAGCCTGCCTGTGCCTCTGTGTCGGGCAGGCACTGACGCCGCTCCTCTGTCATGAATGGGCTGGTTACCACAGCAACAGGATCgggcttgtgtttttttctgaatgtgtttatcatttatttttgggTCCTGCTTAGATACCACGCTGAAGATTACTACAATCGCCTTCCGGAGCTGAAGCAGTCTATTGACCAGATCGCCGGAGGCTTCTTTAGCCCAAAGCAGCCTGACCTGTTTAAAGAAATCGTCGACATGCTGATGCATAATGACAGGTAAAGGCACATCTAGCATTAGCAGCCCGAggcacacgcatgcatgcacacatacaaataaGAATGTGTATAAACCTGCATGCTGGTGTGAaaaaggaaatggaaatacaaaaCAAGTCGTCTGTTGTCTTCTGCTTACGCAACAGAATTCAGtactacacacacatgtacactaCACATGTTGTATACTGTAGCTTGTATGCTGTTCTGTTCTGTAtccattttaaaacacattttcttccacAGATACAAGTGTTTCGCTGACTATGAAGATTACATCAAATGCCAGGAGAGAGTCAATGCCCTTTACAAGGTATATTCTTTAAAAGTTGAATTTCCATGGTCATATTACCACCaacagaaggagagacagagctAATTATCTCATTAATTACTGATCTGATTCATTTCTCGTCCCTCCTCACATCAGAACCCCAAGGAATGGACCAAGAAGGTGATCCACAACATCGCCGGATCTGGCAAGTTCTCCAGCGACCGCACCATTGGCCAGTACGCTCGAGAGATCTGGGGGGTGGAGCCCACGCTGGAGAAAATGCCCGCCCCTGACGAGAAGCCCTGAAACGGTCCACGTGACAGCCGACGCCCCAACTCTCGCCCCTTGTACCAAGACAAACCCTGCATCCACATGCATTAGCATCGATCAGGCAGAAAGTTGATATTCTTCATAGCTGCATATTTACAGTATCCAGGGGACGGACTGATGTAGTAAAAGCATTCCCCTCGAATTATTTAGAGGGCTGCAGAAATCACTTATCAGCTGCCGTTAACTTGATAGAAGAGCTTTGCGGTGGGTTTTGTGATTTTACTGGtgataatgtttttataaaaaaaaaaaatggaaactaCTAAAACTCCCACGCAAACCCATTCTGAATAAAATGTGTCCTACAACGgtatttttttctaatttgtcaTTCAATTCAAGGAAAACCACAAATATTCTGATTATTTGTCATAGGGTTAAGCACATATGCACATTATGTATTTtgttgaaaatatatttctataCAATATAACACAGTTATTTCGTTGCCTGTGACTGTTTTACTCAATATTAGTGAACTTATACACAAAGGAAACAACCCACCACTTTGAATGGATGATATTCACCTTCATCTGGGGTCATGTTGTCAGCAAAGTGACTCTGCAGAGGATAAGATCCCACATCACCTTAAAACTGAAGTGATTCATTAACCAACACAGTGGGGAGAATAAGACATTACCTGGTTTTGTGCTGATTGTTGATGAAGTATGACTCTGTCCTCATCACAATGTGTTTAAACTGAAGTAAAACTGATTTCGTGCTGGAGAGCATCGCACTACTTATCACTGTTTCATTCAAGTTCAACACCAAACTATTCATTCTCTCAACAGCACATGTTCAGCACTGGTGTCACCTTCTAATTCTCCCCCTGTAAACACTGGGAGGTAGGAACCAATAGCATGGGGGACGTAAATTATAAACCTAATTATAcatattcacatgtataaaataatttccttatgatatacatatataataaaacaattctTTTTACCAAAAAAGCTGTTTATCATAGGATTCAATAATATTTTGGGGGATATTATACAACCTAATATGCAACACAAATTAGTATGAATTTAATAATTTCGTGTTCCAAACAATATCAAGACAAATGCCTACAGTATCTATGGTTACAATAATATTATATCACAGAAACAATTATATGATCTTTAGGATCTTTATTCAACATTCtatatgttcatatatatattctaaCACGATGTTCAGACATA from the Platichthys flesus chromosome 15, fPlaFle2.1, whole genome shotgun sequence genome contains:
- the LOC133969726 gene encoding glycogen phosphorylase, muscle form-like — encoded protein: MSKPLSDHDRRKQISVRGLAGVENVTELKQNFNRHLHFTLVKDRNVATRRDYYFALAHTVREHLVGKWIRTQQHYYEKDPKRVYYISLEFYMGRTLQNTMVNLALENACDEATYQLGLDMEELEDMEEDAGLGNGGLGRLAACFLDSMASLGLAGYGYGIRYEFGIFNQKIVNGWQVEEADDWLRYGNPWEKARPEYMRPVHYYGRTEHHPDGIKWVDTQVVLALPYDTPIPGYRNNVVNTMRLWSAKAPCEFNLKSFNVGGYIQAVLDRNLAENISRVLYPNDNFFEGKELRLKQEYFVVSATLQDIIRRFKVSKFGSREVVRTDFNKLPDKVAIQLNDTHPAMAIPELMRVLVDEEKVPWDEAWDICVRTCAYTNHTVLPEALERWPVDLFANLLPRHLEIVYEINRRHLERVAAKYPGDSGRLSRMSLIEEGGQKRINMAHLCIVGSHAVNGVAQIHSDILKATIFKDFFEMEPNKFQNKTNGITPRRWLVMCNPGLAEVIAERIGEDFIRDLDQLQSLRQYVNDEAFIRDVAKVKQENKLKFAVHLEEHYKVKINPNSMFDIQVKRIHEYKRQLLNCLHIICYYNRIKKEPNKQWTPRTVMIGGKAAPGYHTAKMIIRLITAIGEVVNNDPVVGDRLKVIFLENYRVTLAERAVPAADLSEQISTAGTEASGTGNMKFMLNGALTIGTMDGANVEMAEEAGDDNIFIFGMRVDDVDALDKKGYHAEDYYNRLPELKQSIDQIAGGFFSPKQPDLFKEIVDMLMHNDRYKCFADYEDYIKCQERVNALYKNPKEWTKKVIHNIAGSGKFSSDRTIGQYAREIWGVEPTLEKMPAPDEKP